A region from the Rhinoderma darwinii isolate aRhiDar2 chromosome 2, aRhiDar2.hap1, whole genome shotgun sequence genome encodes:
- the KBTBD3 gene encoding kelch repeat and BTB domain-containing protein 3, with the protein MDSFGRAMCNGLSGEKKSVSLVAENHGQQILTILQNFREQNIFYDFNILVKDESIPCHRCVLAASSDFFRAMFEVNMKERDGGSVTISNLSPKAMKSFLDYAYTGKAEITEGNVDMMFQMSSFLQVPLLAQACSDFLIKAINISNCLQLLSLSDSYGSPRLFECALHFALRHFSLLAQSTDFLELNVGVLEKCLEDDDLNVPDEEFVLTSVLAWTKHSLEKREKFFPQLISKVRLHQVSQSVLQNVLNSEEQLLRSTDCLLKVSNAIQCIEQFGGLFPDARISTTEKYIFVHKTAENGETRHTFCYNIQIDKWMEILQIDIVDLPGSSLSSFGENIFITGGCAGSCCRTVRLHIAEPHHEATDQTWCYCPASNNSFLVPAMKKPRTMHASVMALNQLFVIGGKTKGAQDVRSLLDVEAYNPLTKEWKSVSPLPRGIYYPEASVCKAFIYVLGSEVEITDAFNPSLDCFFKYNADTDQWCELVAEFGQFFHATLIKAVPVNNTLYICDLSTYKVYSFCPDTCVWKGEGSFECAGFNAGAVGIEDKIYLLGGDYAPDEITDEVQVYHSNKSEWGEVSPMPQALTEFYCEVIQFNKCRDPWDVRRLVHEC; encoded by the exons ATGGATTCATTTGGGAGAGCAATGTGCAACGGATTATCTGGAGAAAAGAAGTCAGTCTCCCTGGTGGCGgaaaatcatggacagcaaaTATTAACCATCCTGCAGAACTTCAGGGAACAAAACATATTCTATGACTTCAACATACTTGTGAAGGATGAATCCATTCCTTGCCACCGTTGTGTGCTGGCAGCCAGCAGTGACTTCTTCAG GGCTATGTTTGAAGTAAATATGAAAGAAAGAGATGGTGGAAGTGTCACTATCAGCAATCTGTCTCCAAAAGCTATGAAATCATTCCTGGATTATGCCTACACGGGCAAAGCAGAGATTACAGAAGGAAACGTGGATATGATGTTTCAGATGTCCTCCTTTCTCCAGGTGCCTCTGCTTGCTCAGGCGTGTAGTGATTTtttaattaaggccattaatattAGTAATTGTTTACAACTGTTGTCATTGTCGGACAGCTATGGTTCCCCCCGTCTGTTTGAATGTGCCTTACACTTTGCACTAAGGCATTTCTCATTGCTAGCACAATCTACGGACTTCTTGGAGTTGAATGTCGGCGTGCTAGAAAAATGTCTGGAGGATGATGACTTGAATGTTCCCGATGAAGAGTTTGTGCTCACGTCCGTTCTAGCTTGGACTAAGCATAGTTTGGAAAAGAGAGAGAAGTTTTTCCCACAGTTGATAAGTAAAGTTAGACTACATCAAGTATCCCAATCTGTTCTACAAAATGTACTAAACTCTGAGGAGCAATTATTAAGAAGCACAGACTGTTTACTGAAGGTCAGTAACGCCATACAATGCATTGAACAATTTGGAGGATTATTCCCAGACGCCCGCATTTCTACAACGGAAAAATATATCTTCGTCCATAAAACTGCAGAAAACGGAGAAACTCGGCATACGTTTTGCTATAATATCCAAATTGATAAATGGATGGAGATTTTACAGATCGATATTGTTGACCTTCCAGGTTCTAGCTTATCTAGTTTTGGGGAAAATATATTTATCACCGGAGGATGTGCAGGTAGCTGTTGTCGTACGGTGAGGCTTCATATTGCCGAGCCTCACCACGAAGCCACTGATCAAACCTGGTGCTACTGTCCTGCAAGCAATAACTCTTTTCTAGTTCCAGCCATGAAAAAACCAAGAACCATGCATGCATCGGTCATGGCTCTCAATCAGTTGTTTGTGATTGGTGGAAAAACCAAAGGAGCACAAGACGTAAGAAGTCTTCTAGATGTTGAGGCTTATAATCCTTTAACTAAGGAATGGAAGTCAGTTAGCCCATTGCCAAGAGGGATATACTACCCTGAGGCAAGTGTGTGCAAGGCCTTCATTTATGTACTTGGATCTGAAGTTGAGATTACAGATGCCTTTAACCCTTCCCTGGACTGTTTTTTTAAGTATAATGCAGACACGGATCAATGGTGTGaacttgtagcagagtttggccaaTTTTTCCATGCCACCTTAATCAAAGCTGTGCCTGTGAACAATACCTTGTACATCTGTGACCTTTCAACATACAAAGTTTACAGCTTCTGCCCCGATACTTGCGTGTGGAAGGGTGAAGGCTCTTTTGAGTGTGCTGGTTTTAATGCAGGAGCAGTGGGTATTGAAGATAAAATTTATCTCTTGGGTGGCGATTATGCCCCCGATGAAATCACTGATGAAGTCCAAGTCTACCATAGTAACAAATCAGAGTGGGGGGAAGTCTCCCCGATGCCCCAGGCTTTAACTGAATTTTACTGTGAAGTCATTCAGTTCAATAAGTGCAGGGATCCTTGGGATGTCAGACGTTTGGTTCATGAATGTTAA